Proteins co-encoded in one Nostoc sp. MS1 genomic window:
- a CDS encoding ribbon-helix-helix protein, CopG family: MNKKWAVKRLTINLTASEAEKLEKYCSSTGRPATDVIRELIRSLATEETPNAD; the protein is encoded by the coding sequence GTGAATAAGAAATGGGCTGTAAAACGGCTGACAATCAATCTGACAGCAAGTGAAGCTGAAAAGTTAGAAAAATACTGTTCAAGCACAGGACGACCAGCAACAGATGTAATTCGAGAGTTGATCCGTTCTTTGGCGACTGAAGAAACACCGAACGCAGATTGA